Proteins from a genomic interval of Persephonella sp.:
- the murJ gene encoding murein biosynthesis integral membrane protein MurJ has translation MKNTFFFSVATLISRILGYLRDATVAYIFGANPLTDAFFVAWRIPNTLRQLIAEGSFNAAFIPIFSDLTKNSPDNAKRYLSSLFSIYTLVLSVITVFAVIFSDFIVGIIAPGLSEKGTLEEASALLKIVFPYLILVGWVSFFMAVLNTKDRFFIPAVSPAVLNLSFIFFAFMLSPYYGIYSLAFGAVVGGVLQVLIQIPLLIKERIKINLSFRLLPEIKETFKRLIPAFASFGVSQFAFIVDTVIASFLVGGAISYLYYANRIFQLPIGIFAIGVGNALLVSLSKHRSENNTTAFMNDLNTGLRFAVFISVPATLGMIILGKEIITALLQRGSFSSSDTEMTYLALIGYSIGLTGYALTRPLKSAFFSVGDTKTPLYSTVFGLLVSIILALIFGFLLDWGVFGLALASSAGGISGFLYLTFFSRFKIDVVELFKTFLKTSFSGIVMIIFILILKKMVTNIYLQVFAGVVLGASVYFLTSYLVKEKSALFFADAVRKKFIRR, from the coding sequence TTGAAAAACACTTTCTTTTTTTCTGTTGCCACTCTTATCAGCAGGATTTTAGGTTATCTTAGAGATGCAACTGTTGCCTATATATTTGGAGCGAACCCCCTTACAGATGCATTTTTTGTTGCATGGAGAATACCAAACACCTTAAGACAGCTTATTGCTGAAGGAAGTTTTAACGCAGCTTTTATACCGATATTTTCTGATTTGACAAAAAACAGTCCGGATAATGCAAAAAGATACCTATCTTCCCTTTTTTCAATCTATACATTAGTTCTCTCTGTTATCACTGTTTTTGCTGTTATTTTTTCAGATTTTATTGTAGGAATAATTGCCCCGGGTCTATCAGAAAAAGGAACACTTGAGGAGGCTTCTGCCCTTTTAAAAATAGTTTTTCCTTATCTCATTCTTGTTGGTTGGGTATCTTTTTTTATGGCGGTTTTAAATACAAAGGATAGATTTTTTATACCTGCAGTGTCCCCAGCCGTTTTGAACCTTTCTTTTATATTTTTTGCTTTTATGCTTTCCCCTTATTACGGTATATACTCTCTTGCATTTGGGGCTGTTGTTGGGGGTGTCCTTCAGGTTTTAATCCAGATACCCCTTTTGATAAAAGAAAGGATAAAAATAAATCTGTCCTTCAGACTTCTTCCTGAGATAAAAGAGACATTCAAAAGGCTAATCCCTGCCTTTGCGTCATTTGGCGTCAGCCAGTTTGCCTTTATTGTTGATACTGTAATAGCCTCATTTCTTGTTGGTGGGGCGATCTCATATCTTTATTATGCCAACAGGATATTTCAACTTCCCATTGGGATTTTTGCTATCGGTGTTGGAAATGCCCTCCTTGTTTCGCTGTCAAAACACAGGTCTGAAAACAATACAACAGCCTTCATGAATGATCTTAATACCGGACTTAGGTTCGCTGTATTTATATCTGTTCCTGCAACTCTTGGTATGATAATACTTGGAAAAGAGATAATTACAGCACTTTTGCAGAGGGGAAGTTTTTCTTCTTCTGATACAGAAATGACATACCTTGCCCTGATTGGATACTCTATAGGTCTTACTGGATATGCCCTTACCAGACCTTTAAAAAGTGCATTTTTTTCTGTGGGAGATACAAAGACCCCCCTTTACTCAACAGTTTTTGGACTTTTAGTCAGTATAATCCTGGCATTAATTTTTGGGTTTTTACTGGACTGGGGCGTTTTTGGACTTGCACTGGCTTCCTCAGCTGGAGGCATATCAGGATTTTTGTATCTGACCTTTTTTTCCAGATTTAAGATAGATGTGGTAGAGCTTTTTAAAACTTTCTTAAAAACTTCATTTTCTGGAATTGTGATGATTATTTTCATTCTTATTTTAAAGAAAATGGTGACAAATATTTATCTGCAGGTATTTGCAGGTGTAGTATTAGGGGCATCTGTATACTTTCTAACATCTTATTTAGTAAAGGAAAAGTCAGCACTGTTTTTTGCAGATGCGGTAAGAAAAAAGTTTATTCGCCGATAA
- a CDS encoding transcriptional repressor, whose translation MEKNVKRRNTQQRKVILEILRSTDIHPTADWIYEKARQVIPNISLGTVYRNLKILKDEGLILELSDGKQSRFDGRVDQHFHFKCISCNSIYDIDNTQIVTVDYNDLRREGYQVHSFDVIFSGICPKCNGNQN comes from the coding sequence ATGGAAAAAAATGTAAAAAGAAGGAATACACAACAGAGAAAGGTAATACTTGAAATTCTCAGGTCAACAGATATTCACCCTACAGCTGACTGGATATACGAAAAAGCAAGACAGGTTATCCCTAACATCAGTCTTGGCACAGTTTACAGAAATCTAAAAATACTAAAAGATGAGGGTCTTATCCTTGAGCTGAGCGACGGAAAACAGAGCAGATTTGATGGAAGAGTTGATCAGCATTTCCATTTCAAATGTATAAGCTGTAATAGTATTTACGACATTGACAACACACAGATAGTTACCGTTGATTATAACGACCTGAGAAGAGAAGGTTATCAGGTTCACAGCTTTGATGTTATTTTCTCAGGCATCTGTCCAAAATGTAACGGAAATCAGAATTGA
- a CDS encoding M20/M25/M40 family metallo-hydrolase has protein sequence MQKDLISRLKKELYNLVSIPSHRDCDRINRYIKNRLSFINFNDQFVGKRNLYNIYSISPEKPVLINTHVDTVPPISMKNPFSPVEKNGRIYGRGACDTKGLIASLIIALEDFKKNNPEKDIPVSIAFTVDEEENTALGSERLVEVLDGITSAVVLEPTYGKVCTKQMGSYEFSLRIKLPSAHGSEFERFKNPSKEAFKVIDMIEKELKRPVNIIKFISGWDYYAVPEKAQLLCEFKVFENELISEIEAKLSNVIDRFEYEVELEVEDFEEFLSFKKGNLYNLVCRSYEKAIGEKPKEGIMPSWTDASNFHKAGLECVIFGFCSLQDCHTDRENISVEDLHLMYQVLYNLFSILNQP, from the coding sequence ATGCAGAAAGATCTTATTAGTAGACTGAAAAAAGAGCTTTACAATCTCGTCTCTATACCTTCCCACAGAGATTGCGACAGAATAAACCGTTATATCAAAAACAGGCTTTCCTTTATCAACTTTAATGATCAGTTTGTTGGAAAAAGAAATCTTTACAATATCTACAGCATATCCCCAGAAAAACCTGTTTTAATAAACACACATGTTGATACTGTTCCCCCTATAAGTATGAAAAATCCCTTTTCTCCAGTTGAAAAAAACGGAAGGATTTACGGCAGAGGTGCATGCGATACAAAGGGATTAATAGCTTCTCTAATAATAGCTCTTGAGGATTTTAAGAAAAACAATCCTGAAAAGGATATTCCTGTATCAATAGCTTTTACTGTTGATGAGGAGGAAAACACAGCTCTTGGGTCTGAAAGGCTTGTTGAAGTTCTGGACGGGATAACATCTGCTGTAGTCCTTGAACCAACCTACGGTAAAGTGTGTACAAAACAGATGGGATCTTATGAGTTCAGCCTGAGAATAAAACTTCCTTCGGCACATGGATCAGAGTTTGAGAGGTTTAAAAACCCATCAAAAGAGGCTTTCAAAGTTATAGATATGATTGAAAAAGAGTTAAAAAGACCGGTAAACATAATAAAGTTTATCAGCGGTTGGGATTACTATGCTGTTCCTGAGAAAGCACAACTTCTGTGTGAGTTCAAGGTTTTTGAGAATGAGCTTATTTCTGAAATTGAGGCAAAGTTATCAAATGTGATTGACAGATTTGAGTATGAGGTTGAACTTGAAGTGGAGGATTTTGAGGAGTTTTTAAGTTTTAAAAAGGGAAATTTATATAACCTGGTGTGCAGATCTTACGAAAAGGCTATTGGGGAAAAACCGAAAGAAGGAATAATGCCTTCATGGACAGACGCTTCAAACTTTCATAAAGCCGGTCTTGAATGTGTGATTTTTGGCTTTTGCAGTCTACAGGACTGCCATACAGATAGGGAAAACATATCTGTTGAGGATTTACATTTAATGTATCAGGTTCTTTACAACCTTTTTTCCATTCTTAACCAGCCATAG
- a CDS encoding molybdopterin-dependent oxidoreductase — MRKIISPINKRPDRLPPGQFWSNRLHVLGISEPPETDLSEYRLHILGEVEEPAVLSWNDIIDLEPVELIADFHCVTRWSCPDVKWTGFHVDQIKNLVRLKPTVRSVMVHSLDGYTTNIPIEYFFDEDVIFAYKLFDKPLSLDHGYPLRLIVPKLYSWKSAKFVHKIQFMDKDQPGYWEQRGYHILGDPWKEQRYAERSY, encoded by the coding sequence TTGAGAAAAATCATAAGTCCCATAAACAAAAGACCTGATAGGCTTCCTCCCGGACAGTTCTGGAGCAACAGACTTCATGTGCTTGGTATATCAGAACCACCTGAAACAGATCTTTCTGAATACAGACTACACATTCTTGGTGAGGTTGAAGAGCCTGCAGTACTTAGCTGGAATGATATTATTGACTTAGAACCTGTGGAGCTTATAGCAGATTTCCACTGTGTTACAAGATGGAGCTGTCCTGATGTAAAATGGACAGGATTTCATGTTGATCAGATAAAAAATCTTGTTAGGCTTAAGCCAACAGTCAGGTCTGTAATGGTGCATTCCCTTGATGGTTACACTACAAACATTCCGATAGAGTACTTTTTTGATGAAGATGTTATTTTCGCATACAAACTGTTTGATAAGCCTCTTTCTTTAGATCACGGCTATCCTTTAAGGTTAATTGTTCCTAAACTTTATTCATGGAAAAGTGCAAAGTTTGTTCATAAAATACAGTTTATGGATAAAGATCAACCTGGTTACTGGGAGCAAAGGGGCTATCACATTCTTGGAGATCCCTGGAAAGAGCAGAGGTATGCAGAAAGATCTTATTAG
- a CDS encoding GNAT family N-acetyltransferase has product MELKVKNTRLENFSDEKIDDLIGILMDAYQEYPEYGEASRKQAKRYIKWLNKHSTFFKILYHNHEPAGFVVGDSNWIDLKGENVGEIHELSVKKEYWGKGYGDFLLNQVLKHFKEKGLKKASLWVGEKNKRAIDFYKKHGFKETGLNYYGWLRMEKRL; this is encoded by the coding sequence ATGGAGCTAAAAGTTAAAAATACCAGACTTGAGAATTTTTCAGATGAAAAAATAGATGATCTTATTGGCATACTTATGGACGCCTATCAAGAATATCCAGAGTATGGAGAAGCCAGTAGAAAACAGGCAAAAAGGTATATCAAATGGCTGAATAAACATTCAACATTTTTTAAGATACTTTATCACAATCATGAACCTGCAGGGTTTGTTGTTGGAGACAGCAACTGGATAGATCTTAAAGGGGAAAATGTAGGGGAAATTCACGAGCTTTCTGTTAAAAAAGAGTATTGGGGTAAAGGATACGGTGATTTTCTTTTAAATCAGGTTTTAAAACATTTTAAAGAAAAAGGGTTAAAAAAGGCTTCATTATGGGTCGGCGAAAAAAACAAAAGGGCTATAGATTTTTACAAAAAGCATGGGTTTAAGGAAACAGGTTTAAACTACTATGGCTGGTTAAGAATGGAAAAAAGGTTGTAA
- the pyk gene encoding pyruvate kinase, with protein MKKVKIVATIGPATSSEEMIEKLITAGVDVFRFNFSHGDYQTHSKNMERIRKVSKQLDREVAVLQDLSGPKIRIGDVKEPFYLHYEDQIWIVKDQIIGDKEKISLNHPEIIDKLREGDRIYISDGMIRLKVIKKTKDGVLTTVIVGGMISSRKGVNFPSVKIDIPALTEKDREDIKFGIKIGVDIVALSFVKSADEVISTKKFIRKNGGDAPVFAKIEKHEAIDDIDNIIRVSDGIMVARGDLGVEIDMEKVPVLQKMIISKCNDAGKPVITATQMLTSMLTSPRPTRAEVSDIANAVLDGTDAVMLSDETAVGKYPVEAVKVMKRTIQETENIYPFYKNMPVDGDVTTAVASAGSSLAKDLNARAIVSFTRSGRTAINVAKFRPKCEILGITHDIKTFRRLNIVWGVRPYMIIGENLNTDQMLKGFVKKAYKEDFTENDITIALLGFVGGVTGSTSIVRVLRKEDIKQIIGE; from the coding sequence ATGAAAAAAGTCAAGATAGTGGCAACAATAGGACCAGCAACCTCATCTGAAGAGATGATTGAAAAATTGATAACAGCAGGGGTTGATGTTTTCAGATTTAATTTCTCACACGGAGATTACCAAACACACAGCAAGAACATGGAACGGATAAGAAAGGTTTCAAAACAGTTAGACAGGGAAGTTGCTGTTCTTCAGGATCTTTCTGGTCCAAAAATCAGAATAGGTGATGTTAAAGAGCCTTTTTATCTTCATTACGAAGATCAGATATGGATAGTTAAAGATCAGATAATAGGGGATAAAGAAAAAATAAGCCTGAACCACCCGGAGATCATAGATAAACTGAGAGAGGGAGATAGAATATACATATCAGACGGTATGATAAGGCTGAAAGTTATAAAAAAAACTAAGGACGGTGTTCTCACAACGGTTATTGTTGGCGGAATGATATCATCAAGAAAAGGGGTAAACTTTCCCAGCGTAAAAATAGACATACCGGCTTTAACAGAAAAAGATAGAGAAGACATAAAATTTGGTATTAAAATAGGGGTGGACATAGTTGCCCTATCATTTGTTAAGTCTGCAGATGAGGTAATCAGCACCAAAAAGTTTATCAGGAAAAATGGAGGAGATGCCCCTGTATTTGCAAAGATTGAAAAACATGAGGCTATAGATGATATAGATAACATTATAAGAGTGTCTGACGGAATAATGGTAGCAAGAGGAGATCTGGGTGTTGAGATAGACATGGAGAAGGTTCCTGTCCTCCAGAAAATGATAATATCAAAATGTAATGATGCAGGAAAGCCTGTTATTACAGCAACCCAGATGCTGACATCAATGCTAACTTCACCAAGACCTACAAGGGCTGAGGTGTCTGATATAGCAAACGCCGTCCTTGATGGAACTGATGCTGTGATGCTTTCTGACGAAACAGCTGTAGGGAAGTACCCTGTAGAGGCTGTTAAAGTGATGAAAAGAACAATACAGGAGACAGAAAATATATACCCCTTTTACAAAAACATGCCTGTTGATGGTGATGTTACAACAGCTGTAGCATCTGCTGGAAGCAGTCTTGCAAAGGATCTTAATGCCAGAGCGATAGTCTCTTTTACCAGATCAGGAAGAACAGCAATAAATGTGGCAAAGTTCAGACCAAAATGTGAGATACTGGGGATAACACATGACATTAAGACTTTCAGAAGACTGAACATAGTTTGGGGTGTTAGACCTTACATGATAATTGGGGAAAACCTGAACACAGATCAGATGCTAAAAGGTTTTGTTAAAAAAGCATACAAAGAAGATTTTACTGAAAATGATATAACAATCGCACTTCTCGGCTTTGTTGGAGGTGTAACAGGATCAACAAGCATAGTAAGGGTTTTGAGAAAAGAGGATATAAAACAGATTATCGGCGAATAA
- a CDS encoding lysine 2,3-aminomutase, producing the protein MKYRSYTVNNFREIPQIRERLSEKERFDIEVVAQVFPFKTNNYVVEKLINWDNPLEDPIFRLTFPQKGMLKEEDYNEIAFLLRENAPKEIIKQKANEIRMKLNPHPAGQKYNIPQINGVKLHGAQHKYKETILFFPKQGQTCHAYCSFCFRWPQFVGIDELKFAMKEVQVLIDYIKAHPEITDLLFTGGDPLIMKTKILRQYIQPILEADIPHLKTIRFGSKALAFWPYRFTKDDDAEDLINLFKEIKEAGYHLAYMAHFNHYQELETEEVKEAVDRILSTGAVIRTQSPVLRHINDSPQVWAKMWGKQVEMNMVPYYMFMARDTGAQHYFGVPLVRAWEIFRDAFKSVSGIGRTVKGPSMSATPGKVRILGVSEIGGDKVIVLDFLQGRNPDWVGRPFFAKYNPEAMWLDELEPYEGNRFFYEDELEQMLELEEVLNR; encoded by the coding sequence ATGAAGTATAGAAGTTACACAGTTAACAACTTTAGAGAGATCCCACAGATAAGAGAAAGGCTGTCTGAGAAAGAACGATTTGACATAGAAGTGGTGGCACAGGTTTTTCCGTTTAAGACCAACAACTATGTTGTTGAAAAGCTGATAAACTGGGATAATCCCCTTGAAGACCCTATCTTCAGGCTTACTTTCCCTCAGAAAGGTATGCTGAAAGAGGAAGACTACAATGAAATAGCTTTTCTTTTAAGGGAAAATGCACCGAAAGAGATCATAAAACAGAAGGCAAATGAGATAAGAATGAAACTGAACCCTCACCCGGCAGGTCAAAAATACAACATACCCCAGATAAACGGTGTTAAACTTCACGGAGCCCAGCACAAATATAAAGAAACAATACTTTTTTTCCCTAAACAGGGTCAAACATGCCACGCATACTGTTCTTTCTGCTTTAGATGGCCCCAGTTTGTTGGTATAGATGAGCTTAAATTTGCTATGAAAGAGGTTCAGGTTTTAATTGATTACATAAAGGCACACCCTGAAATAACTGACCTTCTTTTTACAGGTGGAGATCCCCTCATAATGAAAACGAAAATCTTAAGGCAGTATATACAGCCTATCCTTGAGGCAGATATTCCTCATCTGAAAACGATAAGATTTGGATCAAAAGCCCTTGCTTTCTGGCCCTACAGATTTACTAAAGACGATGATGCTGAAGATCTGATAAACCTTTTTAAAGAAATAAAAGAGGCTGGATACCACCTTGCATACATGGCACATTTTAACCATTATCAAGAGCTTGAAACAGAGGAAGTTAAGGAGGCTGTTGACAGGATTCTTTCCACCGGTGCTGTGATCAGAACACAATCTCCAGTGCTGAGGCATATTAATGATTCCCCACAGGTCTGGGCAAAAATGTGGGGAAAACAGGTTGAGATGAACATGGTTCCGTATTATATGTTTATGGCAAGGGATACTGGAGCACAGCATTATTTTGGCGTTCCCCTTGTAAGAGCATGGGAAATATTCAGGGACGCATTTAAGTCTGTAAGCGGAATTGGAAGAACTGTTAAAGGTCCCTCTATGTCTGCAACTCCAGGTAAGGTAAGAATTCTCGGAGTATCAGAGATAGGTGGTGATAAGGTCATAGTCCTTGATTTCCTACAGGGGAGAAATCCTGACTGGGTTGGAAGACCGTTTTTTGCAAAATACAATCCAGAAGCAATGTGGCTTGATGAACTTGAACCTTACGAAGGGAACAGATTTTTTTATGAAGATGAGCTTGAACAGATGTTAGAATTAGAAGAGGTATTAAACAGGTAG
- the guaA gene encoding glutamine-hydrolyzing GMP synthase, translated as MEHTGIVILDFGSQYTQLIARRIRELHIYSEILPYNATIDEIKKHRPKGIILSGGPASVYHPDAPKPDERIFDLNIPILGICYGLQLLTQHFGGEVVKAERHEYGRAELEILDHEDLFYGLPKEIHVWMSHGDRVTKLPEGFEPIARTYNAPFAAIRNKKKRIWGVQFHPEVSHTYLGKEILKNFAVRICGCSQDWTMGNFLKEKEEEIKQLVDGKKAICALSGGVDSSVAAVLVHNAIGDNLTCIFVDNGLLRKGEREKVEKTFRDHFHIPLVVVDAKERFLKALKGITDPEKKRKIIGNLFIEIFEEEARKIPDVEFLVQGTLYPDVIESVSVKGPSAVIKTHHNVGGLPEKMNLKLIEPLRELFKDEVRELGKELGLPDEIIYRQPFPGPGLAIRIIGEVNEKDLDILREADAIVVEEIKKAGLYRDLWQSFAVLLPIHTVGVMGDYRTYEKVIAVRAVESTDGMTADWARLPYDLLDRIMRRIINEVKGVNRVVYDITSKPPGTIEWE; from the coding sequence TTGGAACATACAGGGATTGTTATTCTTGATTTTGGTTCCCAGTATACCCAGCTCATAGCCAGAAGGATAAGGGAACTTCATATATACAGCGAAATACTGCCCTACAACGCAACAATTGATGAGATAAAAAAACACAGACCTAAAGGCATAATACTTTCCGGTGGACCCGCATCTGTTTACCACCCAGATGCTCCAAAACCGGACGAAAGAATATTTGATCTGAACATTCCAATACTTGGTATATGCTACGGTCTTCAGCTGCTGACCCAACATTTTGGAGGGGAAGTTGTCAAAGCAGAAAGACATGAGTATGGAAGGGCAGAGCTGGAGATACTTGATCATGAAGATCTTTTTTACGGACTTCCAAAAGAGATACACGTATGGATGTCTCACGGGGACAGGGTTACAAAACTTCCTGAAGGCTTTGAACCAATAGCAAGAACGTACAACGCCCCATTTGCAGCCATTAGAAACAAGAAAAAAAGAATATGGGGAGTTCAGTTTCACCCTGAGGTCTCCCACACATATCTTGGTAAAGAGATACTGAAAAACTTTGCGGTCAGGATATGCGGATGTTCTCAGGACTGGACTATGGGGAACTTTCTTAAGGAAAAAGAGGAAGAAATAAAACAGCTTGTCGACGGAAAAAAAGCCATATGCGCACTTTCTGGGGGGGTTGACTCTTCTGTTGCCGCTGTATTGGTTCACAATGCTATTGGGGATAACCTCACATGTATTTTTGTTGATAACGGTCTTTTGAGAAAAGGTGAAAGGGAAAAGGTAGAAAAAACATTCAGGGATCATTTTCACATACCTCTGGTGGTTGTTGATGCAAAAGAAAGGTTTTTAAAAGCCCTCAAAGGGATAACAGACCCTGAGAAAAAAAGAAAGATAATAGGAAACCTTTTTATTGAGATATTTGAGGAGGAAGCAAGAAAAATTCCTGATGTTGAGTTTTTGGTTCAGGGAACACTTTATCCTGACGTTATTGAGAGCGTCTCTGTTAAGGGACCGTCTGCCGTAATAAAAACCCACCATAATGTTGGGGGACTGCCTGAAAAGATGAACCTTAAGCTGATAGAACCTCTAAGAGAGCTGTTCAAAGACGAGGTTAGAGAACTTGGGAAAGAGCTTGGTCTTCCTGATGAGATAATATACAGACAGCCTTTTCCAGGTCCCGGTCTTGCGATCAGGATAATAGGTGAGGTGAATGAGAAAGACTTAGACATTCTGAGAGAGGCTGATGCGATCGTTGTGGAAGAGATAAAAAAAGCAGGTCTATACAGGGATCTTTGGCAGTCTTTTGCGGTTTTACTTCCGATCCATACTGTAGGTGTGATGGGAGATTACAGAACATATGAAAAGGTTATAGCTGTCAGAGCCGTTGAATCAACAGACGGTATGACTGCAGACTGGGCAAGGCTTCCTTATGATCTTCTTGACAGAATAATGAGAAGAATAATAAATGAGGTAAAAGGTGTTAACAGAGTAGTCTATGACATAACATCAAAACCTCCAGGAACTATAGAATGGGAGTAA
- a CDS encoding septal ring lytic transglycosylase RlpA family protein encodes MKIILFIIPLLLFSCSVKHQGEKCPDYIKGKASFYGKKFHRRKTASGEIYNMYRYTAAHRYLPFGTVLLVKNLRNGKSVKVVINDRGPFVRGRVLDLSYIAAKKIGMLREGVVPIIAKILRCGR; translated from the coding sequence ATGAAAATAATCCTTTTTATTATTCCTTTACTGCTCTTTTCATGTAGCGTAAAACACCAAGGGGAAAAATGTCCCGATTACATAAAAGGTAAAGCCTCATTTTATGGAAAAAAGTTCCATAGAAGAAAAACAGCAAGCGGTGAGATTTACAACATGTACAGATATACTGCAGCCCACAGATACCTCCCTTTTGGAACAGTTCTTCTTGTAAAAAACCTTAGAAACGGAAAGTCTGTTAAGGTAGTAATAAACGACCGGGGACCATTTGTTAGGGGAAGGGTGTTAGACCTGTCTTACATTGCTGCAAAAAAGATAGGTATGCTTAGAGAAGGGGTGGTTCCGATAATCGCAAAGATATTAAGGTGCGGAAGGTGA